GTACGGATGCTCGATTAAAATAAACAACGATCGAGTTTTCTTTAGGAATTAAATGTTCCCATCGATTCACTTGTCGGACCCCACGAATATCATGAAGTTGCCATTCTAGCGCTTTCACATCTTTTACTAAAAGTTGGGCATTTTTCTTCCCATTCCACTCATTAATTTGTAAATCCCCTATTAATGATATCTTTGTTTCAGGATATAATTCGTCTGCTAAGTAACTCTTAAAGAACGCAATACAATCTAATGTTGCACCATTCGATTCAACGACCATTTTTACATGCTGTGATGTGGAACCAATTTTACGAATAGAAGCAACTTCGGATTCTTGTATGTGAAAAATTGGTTTCGGAAAGTCCATTCCAAATGGTTTCAGTTGTTGAAATGACTCTATTTCTTTCACGGAGATTTCCGGTAATGTGAGTGTGATGTCTATTTTTTCAATTGGAATCAAATCTGTATCTGATAAAACATGTTGGGCTTGGTCATTTAAACGTGTTCGAAGTTCGTCAACGTCTTCTTTTTGGAGAGTCATTCCCGCAGCCATCGGGTGACCTCCAAAATGAGGCAAGATATCCCCATTTTTGGATAATTCGTTGAATAAATGAAATCCTTCTATACTTCTTGCGGAGCCTTTCGCTATCCCTTTTTCATCATCTATTCCTAAAATTACGGTTGGCAAATAATATTTGTCGACTAATTTAGAAGCGACAATTCCGACTACTCCTGGGTTCCATCCACTCTTGGCAATGACTAACACTTTAGTCGATTCAGTCATAACTTGTTCGGCTAGCTCTGTCGCTTCTTCTGTCATTTTCGCAACAATAGCTTGTCTTGCTTTGTTTGCTTTATCTATTTCTTTAGCTAAAAATGTTGCATCATCCATCGAAGTAGAGAGTATAAATTCAACGCCAGGTTTTGCATCACCAAGTCTTCCTATTGCATTAAGTCGTGGACCAATGGCGAAACCAATTGTTTCTTCGTCCGCCTTAAGTAAGTCGAATCCCGCAATATTTGCTAATGCTTGTAACGCGAAACGCTTAGAGCGTTGAAGTATTGCAATACCTTTTTTAACTAAATATCGATTTTCACCTTTTAATGAAACCAAATCAGCAATAGTACCGATTGCAACTAAATCGAGCAATTCTTCTGGAACCCGGTTTAAAAGAGCACAGGCAAACTTAAACGCTACTCCAACTCCTGCTAATTCAGTAAATGGGTAAACTCCTTCCGGATGCCGAGGGTGAATAATAAAATTGGCATTTGGCAAAGTCTCACCTATTTCATGATGGTCTGTAACAATCACATCTACCCCTTGCAGTCTGGCAAACTCAATTGCCTCATGACCTGAAACACCGTTATCCACCGTGATAATAAGAGTAACATTATCTTTAATCGCTTGTTTAAACAAATTTAGGGATGGACCGTAACCATGGTCAAATCGGTTCGGTATCTCATAAGTAGCATTTGCCCCTAATTCATGTAAAGCACTTAGCATGACAGAAGTACTCGTAATGCCATCTGCATCATAGTCTCCGTAAACAAGTATTTTTTCTTCAAGTTGTATTGCTTGTTGAACTCTTTCGACTGCTTCTTTCATTTGGAATAAAAGAAGCGGATCGTGAAGAGATTGTTCGTCCATTTCCAAGTATTCTTTCATTACCACACTATTTGTTATTCCTTGTGAAACAAAATATTTTACTACAACAGGAGAGAGATTGCTCTCCTTTTGCAATTGTTCGACAAGTTGTTCGTTAATCTCTGGAGTTATCCATCTTTTTTTTGATTTAAGCAATGCAATTTCACTTCCCATAAAAAACACTTTCTTTGTACAAAGAAAGTGTTTTTTGAATTCATCCGTGACATTTTTTCCTTTACCAAGTATAGCATCATCTAAGTAGTGGAAAAAGTATCTCGATGGTATTAAATTGTTGTATTTTCATCTGTTAAGATGGCATCTTCTTGAATAGAAGAACTTTTTTCATACGCTGCAATCTCGTTTTGTTTCGTTGCAAGTAATCCTTCTTTTTCAGCTAACTCTTTCTCTAACTGGTTTACTTTACGCTGTAAAACAAATGACCGAAAGATTGCAACGGAACCACTGATCAATGCACCGAGTAATGCTGATCCTAAAATGACCAAAATAAGTGGCCATTCAGCAGTTCCAAACGCATAGTTTACAGGAACTGTATCAACATTCATCACTGCAAAAATTGCCACAATAACCGCGAAAAGCAATGCCATTAGTAAAGACCATTGAAATTTCATGTCTCTATCCCCTTTTTGAACTTCCTATACCTCTCATACCCATCAGTTATTGGATCGTAAACTATTAGATATTAAACGACTGGTTCATCTGAACCCCATCTTTTCTCTTGCGCTTCAACATCAATTGGTCCTTTTGATCGTAATTCACGACGTTTAAGAACAAACCAAAGCTGAGCTGCAATGAAAATGGAAGAATACGTTCCAGCGATTAATCCTATCAATAAGGCGATAGAGAACGGCCGGATTGCTTCTGCACCGAATAAGATAAGCGCTACAACTACTAAGACGACTGTTAAAACGGTATTCACTGAACGTCCCAACGTTTGTCTTAACGATTTATTCACAATAGAAGCAAGTTCTTCTTCTGTCGTAATCTTTTTCGATCGATTCATGTTTTCACGTATTCGGTCAAAGGTAACAATTGTGTCATTAATTGAATAACCGACTATGGTTAATACTGCAGCAATGAATGTAATATCTACTTCTAAACGGATAATGCTAAATACAGCAATCATAAAGAATACATCATGTAGTAAGGATACGATAGCCGCTACACCCATTCTCCATTCGAAACGAAGAGCGGTGTAAATTATGATTCCGATTGCAGCTATTGCTAGCGCTTTAATCGCATTTTTCACTAGCTCTTTTCCAATTGTAGGAGAAACTGTGCTCACATTAGAATCTCCTCCGTATTCTTTCGATAAATCGGTTTTGATTTTATTAACTTCCTCTTGATTAAAGTTTTCTTTATAGCGAATAACTCCAATGTTGTTATTGTCGCCGGATATGACGATATCGTCAGAAGGTTGTTTAATTTCTTCTAAGAAAGAACTTAATTCATTTTTAGAAATAGATTGCTCAGCCATGATATCCACGCGAGTACCACTAGAGAAGTCAATTCCTAAGTTCAGTTTAAAAATACTTAGTAGAACAGCTCCGATGATTATTAATAAAATGGAAGCAGTAAAGAATTTATTTCTCGATTTAACAAAATCAAATCGGTCAAACTTTGTTGGTAAATCAAGCGTATCAAATTGTTCTTCTGCAGGATGAATCGCGTTCTTCTTTACTCCGAATAACCAAGGTTTTCCTTCAAAGAATCCACTTTGAACAAGTAAACCAAGTAATAGACGTGATCCCCATACAGCAGTGATAAAGCTTGCTAATATACTGATGATTAACATCAACGCGAAACCTTTAACAGAACTTGTACCAAAATAAAAAAGTACTGCTGCCGCTATGAGAGATGTTATATTCGCGTCTAAAATAGCAGAGAACGATGATTTGGCCCCTGTTTGGAACGCAGATTTAATCGATTTTCCGACTTTTAACTCTTCTTTAATCCGCTCATATGTGATGATATTCGCATCTACTGCCATACCAACACCAAGTACAATTGCTGCAATACCAGGAAGTGTAAGTACCCCATTAATTGCTTGGAATACAAGTAAAATTAAATAGACATATACACTTAATGTAATCATTGCTACAAATCCAGGTAGACGGTAATAGAACAGCATGAATAAGAATACTAATGCTATACCGATGATACTTGCAAATATTGTTTTATCAAGTGCTGTGGCACCAAACTGCGCACCAACAGATGTTGAATAGATTTCATCAAGTTTTACAGGAAGTGCACCAGCATTTAAAATACCAGCTAGATTTTTTGTTTCTTCTGGTGTAAACGCGCCTTCAATGATGACATCTGAAGAACTTATACGTTGTTTTACAGTAGGATTGGAGATGAATTTCGGATCTTCCGCTGTCAATTCTTTTGCATAGGAATCGACGCCTTCCTCAAAATCTAACCAAATAACTAGCACGTTATTCGGTGCTGGAATGGAACTAATTTGTTCTGTTACTTGCGCAAATTTAGATGGATCTTTTAATTTTAATGAAACAATTGGTCGTCCATTATTATCAAACGTCCCTTGTGCTCCACCTTGTTTTAAATCATTTCCATCTAACATTAAATTATCTTCATAATCTCGGAAAGACAGATTTGCCTGAGTAGAAAGCAATTCCCTTGCTGCTGCTTGGTCTTTCACCCCAGCTAATTGAACACGAATTCGATTTCCGCTTTCAATCTGGATATTTGGTTCACTGACACCTAGCACGTTAATACGACTTAGCAATGCTTTTGCCGTATCATTTACCATATCCTCGGTAACTTTCTCTCCATCTTTTAATGGCTCTACTTGATACAAGACTTCGAAACCGCCTTGCAAATCTAGTCCAAGCTTAATATTGTTTAGTACACCTTGAGCGGTTGTACTGATCGAAGCCGCAAATACTACGATGAGCAGTAAAAATGCGATTATTCGGCCTCTTGATTTCATATGTAATATTCCTCCTCATTTCGTGGCACCTACGTGCCTCAACGAAAAAACGCACAACACTAACATTATGAAACAGGGAATGGGTCGTGTCAAATGGACTTTCCGTTTTCTTCCTCTTGGTCTTCCTGTGATTTAGATGACTGGAGTAACACGTCTAATTCTTCTTTATTCAACTCGGAGAACCAGTTGGCAGTGCGGAATTCTTCAATTTGAGTATGTGTCATATATGCTGCAGGAGACGTTTCCATAATATCATTCACTATTTCATACAAGCGCATGTCTGCTAGATTTTTTTTACGCCATTTTTTTTTGACCAAATAATTCCATATATCTTTTTCAGAAACTGTTGTGTATTGGTAAAGATGAAATTCTTGTTTTTTGCTTTCAAGCGCTGGTAAGACATTTTCATAAATCTCCGCTTCGTAGCTCGACATCTTTTCACGTTCCTTCCGAATGTTGTATCTGAGGTATTACTAGCATACAAATATTGTAGCGGAAATTCTTTGTCTTGAGAAGGAAGGATACATATGACGTCATTTGTAAAAGGAACCATTGTGTTAATGTTTACCGTTTTTCTATCGAAACTATTTGGATTTGTGTTTCGAATGCAATTCGTTAAATTTGCTGGGGAAGAAGCGATCGGCTATTACTCGACGATTTATCCGACGTTCATCTTTTTTCTTTCATTTGTCCAAATCGGACTTCCTATCGCAATTGCCAAACTAACTGCGGAACATTTAGCGAAGAAAGAACATTCACTTGTTTCTGCCTTAACAAAAAAGACTTGGACACTTTTTGGTTTATCGTGTGTTGTGTTACTACCGATCTTATATTTTTTAACGCCATTCATCGCTACTGTGTTATTAAAAAACGAAGCACTGGCTTCCATTTTAATTATCGCTTTAATAACCGTCCCTTTTTCAACTGTTGCTAGTATTATTAAAGGATATCTTCAAGGGATGAATAAAATTGACGTGACCGCATGGGCTGGTCTACTAGAACAAGTAGTCCGAATTGTTCTTGTCTCCTTTGTATTACCAGTCGTATTAAATCCTGGCGACCCATTATCCAGTGCGGAATATGCGATGGGGATTACGCTCATTGCAGAAATAATTTCGCTCTCGTATCTATTCTTTCATTACAAAATGAACGCCGTAAAAAAATCGGTAAAAGTGCAATATCCTACTCGACGAATTTTACAAATAGGAATACCATCCTCTGGAAGCAGACTTTTCGGGTCATTTACATGGTTTTTAGAACCAATTGTATTCATACATGCATTAGGTTTAGCGGGGATCACAGCCGTTGCTGCAAGCGAATTATACGGAACAATTTCAGGTGTATTAATCCCATTGTTACTTTTTCCAGCATTTATCCCATATGCTCTATCCGTTGCATTAATACCTGCTGTCAGTGATGCAAAAGCGCGTGAAAAGAAAAGCTTATTACAAAAAAGAATTCATTTGTCCTTACGAGTTTCTGCCGTTTCTGGCTGTTTAGCTGCAACGGTGTTCTATTTACACGGGGAGCATATTGTCGAAGTATTTTTCCATCTTTCTTCTATGGGGTATTACTTGCATTTATTAACCCCTATATTTTTCTTTTACTATATTCAAAGCCCTCTGCATGCTATTTTGCAAGCCTTGCATGAGGCAAGAGCTGCTTTTTATAATTCTGTTTTTGGTGGTATCGGAAAATTGTTTTTGTTATTTTATTTAGCTTCTCGTCCTGGTTTGGAGGAATTTGGAGCCATTTTAGCGATCGGTTTCGGAGTATTACTAACCACTTTCTTACATGTCGCCACTTTGCGTACACGTAAAGAGACTGGGGTTGGATACTTTTTCTTCTTTTGGACATATACCATCTTTCTCTTAACTATTTTTATACGTCCTGTCATTTGGCCATTAGGTGAACTTCCTTGGATCGCTGACAGTTCGGTCACTTTGTTGTTAGCTATTCTTATGTTACTTCTTTCTCGTCAAATTAAATTAACGGATTTTCAAGTGGGATGGGAGTTATTTAAAAAGAATCTTCCTTCAACTGAAAAATAAACTCTGGTTCTTCGTACACGGCAAAGAAGATATCGTTTGCTTCCACTTGATGTTGGTCAAGAAATTGTTGTAGCCATTCCGTCGTTTTTTGCATGGCTTTTAAATGATTTTGTTGAATTTCTCCGTCCACAATTAATGGTAAATGTAAAAGGGACTCCCCTTTTTTAAAGATAGAGAGATTCCCGGAAGATTCTAAATATGCATAAGCTACTTCCGATATAGAGCCGACTTGTTTTTCTCTTAATTGTTGAAAAAGATCATCTAAATTATAACGCTGTTTATGCATTTCTTTTTGCATGAGTATCCCGTCACGAATAATTAGCGATGGATCACCATCGAGTAAATCACGAATCTTTTTATTTTTCATGCCAATAAACGCTAAAGTGCGTTGAATAATGAGTAACATCACCATCGGAAGCACCGCGACTAGAATAGGTCTTTTGACATCATCTATTGCAAAAGATGCTACCTCTGCAATCATGACAAAAATGACTAAGTCTATCATGCTGAGTTCTCCTACTTCTCGTTTACCCATCCACCGTAAAATGATATATACCAATGCGTATAAAAAGAAAGTTCTCCAAACAATTGTTAAATATAATTCCATCCTTTTCACCTCTACTATAGCATGTGAAAAAGGATGAAAAGCTAATCGAACTTCGAGTAAAAAGGCTGTCGATTCGACATTTTCATGTTCCTAAACGAGAACAAAAAACATTATCTGACATTGAATGTATTTAATATAATCTCTGCATGCATACGTTTTCCTTTTCTCCCTATTGCAGACGAAAAAAAGCTGCAAGATGAACGAAATTGTTCTCTTACAGCTTTATCTTAACTAGTTAGTTTCTGAAAGAATGCGAGCTACTGCTGCACGTTCAAATTGCATGCGATTGTTGTCACCAACTGTTAAAAAGACCGTTGTGTCATCAACCGCGTCAACCGTTCCATGAAGACCTCCAACCGTTACGATACGATCGCCACGTTTTAAAGAAGATTGCATAGAAGCAGTTTGCTTTTGTCTCTTTTGAGCTGGACGTATGATGAAAAACCACATAACAACAAACATCAATATAATGGGTGATAAACCAATTAACGTTTCCATTTCTCTTGTTTCCCCCTTTCACTCTCTATACTCTTCAGTATACTAAATTTAAAAGTTTTTTGCATTCGGTTTGTTATACCCATATTCTTCAAAAAACTCGTGTTTAAAGTCGAGTAAACGGTCTTCTCGAATAGCTTGACGTACTTGTTTCATCAAATTCATCAGGAAATACAAGTTATGATACGTTGTTAAACGTAGACCAAATGTTTCTTCTGTTCGAATTAAATGACGGACATATGCACGAGAATAGTTTTTGCATGTATAACAATCACATTTTGGATCGATTGGTCCAAAGTCACGTTCATATTTCGCACCTTTTACTACTAAACGCCCTTGACTTGTCATTAACGTACCATTTCGAGCTATACGAGTAGGTAATACACAGTCAAACATGTCAATTCCACGAATAGCTCCATCAATTAACGAATCCGGAGATCCAACCCCCATTAAATAACGAGGTTTATTTGCAGGTAGATGCGGTGTTGTAAATTCAATCACTCGATTCATCACATCTTTCGGTTCTCCAACCGATAACCCTCCGATAGAATAACCTGGGAAGTCAAGTGACACTAAATCTTGTGCACTCATCTTACGAAGATCTTCAAACTCCCCACCTTGGACGATGCCAAACAAGCCCTGATCTTGTGGTCTAGCATGGGCTTTTAATCCTCTTTCTGCCCAACGTGACGTACGCTCTACACTTGCTTTCATGTAATCATACGTTGCTGGATATGCGGGACATTCGTCAAACGACATCATAATATCGGAACCAAGTGCATTTTGAACTTCAATCGCTTTCTCTGGACTCAAGAATAATTTATCGCCATTTAAATGATTACGGAAGTGAACGCCTTCCTCTTCAATTTGACGAAATTCACTTAAGCTAAATACTTGGAAGCCACCAGAATCCGTTAAAATAGCGCGATCCCAGTTCATAAATTTGTGAAGTCCACCCGCTTCGCGGATAATTTCGTGACCAGGACGAAGCCATAAATGGTAGGTATTACTTAAAATGATTCCTGCTTCCATCACTTTTAAATCTTCCGGCGCCATTGTTTTCACAGTTGCTTGCGTCCCAACGGGCATGAACGTAGGTGTTTCAAATGAGCCATGTGGAGTGTGGACTATTCCAAGTCTAGCTCCCGTTTGTTTATCAGTTTTAATTAATTCATAGCGGATTGCTGTCATGAGTTTGTTCCTTCCTGTGGATCGTGTATAAACATTGCATCTCCGAAACTAAAAAATCGGTATCGATTGTCAATGGCTTCTTGATACGCTTGAAGGATAAATTCCCTCTTGGAAAACGCACTGACGAGCATCACTAAAGTCGATTTCGGTAAATGAAAATTCGTTAAAAGTGCATCAACAAATTGAAATGTATAGCCTGGAAAGATGAAAATAGATGTCCAACCACTATTTTCGATCATTTTTCCATTATTTGCATTTGCAACTGTTTCAAGTGTTCGAGTACTCGTTGTTCCTACGGCAACAATTCTTCCTCCATTTTCTTTCACTTTGTTCATCTTGGCAGCTTCTTCTTTCGACACTTGGTAGTATTCCGAATGCATCTCATGCGAATCAACATCTTCCACAGATACAGGTCGGAATGTACCAAGCCCAACATGCAACGTAATATAGGCGATTTCGACACCCTTGTCGCGAATTTGCGATAATAATTCTTGGGTGAAATGCAGCCCCGCTGTTGGTGCAGCTGCAGAGCCTTTTTCTTTCGCATAGACAGTTTGGTACCGCTCTTGATCCTCTAGTTGCTCTTTAATGTACGGAGGAAGAGGCATGGAGCCAAGTTGATCTAAGATTTCGTAAAATATTCCCTCATAGTGAAAGCGTACTTTTCGACCACCTTGATCTGACTCCCCGATACACTCAGCCTTCAACAAACCGTCTCCAAATTCGACAACAGTGCCGATTTTTACTCGTTTAGCTGGCTTCACTAAAACTTCCCACTCGTCCGTTTCTCCCTGTTTTAACAGTAAAAATTCGATTTTAGCGCCAGTATCCCTTTTCTGTCCAATTAATCGTGCTGGAAGTACACGTGTATCATTTAAAACAAGACAGTCTCCTGCTTGTAATTCCTCTAATATTTGAGGGAATTTTTCGTGGCTAGTTTCACCCGTTCGTTTGTTTAACACAAGCAATTTGCTCGCAGTACGGTCTAATAACGGTGTCTGTGCAATAAGTTCTTCCGGTAAATGAAAATCAAAATCTTCTACTTGCATATATCTCTTCCTTTTACTTTTTTTCTATAAAGGCTCGGCCAAAATGATCGTATGCTTCCTTCGTAACAACTCTTCCTCGAGGTGTTCGTTGAAGGAAACCAATTTGCAACAAGTATGGTTCATACACATCCTCAATCGTCGTAGATTCTTCTCCAATACTTGCTGAGATAGTGTCTAAACCGACTGGTCCACCTTGGAACCGATCCATCATATGAAGGAGCAATTTATGGTCAATATGATCTAATCCTAAAGGGTCTACTTGTAATAGCTCTAATGCCTCTTTTGCAATCGTTTCCGTAATAGAACCATTTGCCCTCACTTGAGCAAAGTCTCGCACACGCTTTAGTAAACGATTTGCAATACGAGGAGTGCCTCTAGATCGACTAGCTATCTCACTAGCTGAAATCGAATCCACTTCCGCTCCAAATAAGCTTGCACTTCTTTCCACGATTTGTGTTAAATGTTTCGTCTCATAGTATTCTAAACGCAACAATACGCCAAAACGATCACGAAGTGGTGCTGATAAAGCTCCTGCTCTTGTCGTAGCTCCTATCAATGTAAATGGAGGCAATTCAAACCGAACACTTCTAGCTGTAGGTCCTTTACCAACGACAATATCTAAGCAGAAATCTTCCATAGCAGGATATAAAATTTCTTCTATCGAGCGGTTTAGTCGATGAATTTCATCGATAAATAATACATCTCCTGGTTCAAGTGAACTCACTATAGCTGCAAGATCGCCCGGTCGCTCGATTGCAGGACCACTTGTCATCTTAATTTGTACATTCATTTCATTCGCAATAACAGCGGCTAATGTTGTCTTTCCAAGACCTGGAGGACCATATAATAACACATGATCTAAACTTTCTTGCCTCATTTTTGCCGCTTCTACAAAAATGTGTAAGTTGTCTTTTACTTTATCTTGTCCAATATATTGAGACAGAAATTGAGGTCTTAAAGATTGTTCAAAACGATCATCAAATTCCGTCTGACTACCTGATACCATTCGTTCGTCCAATAAGACCCTTCCTCTCTACGATAGTTTTAATAATAATTGAAGTGCTTTTTTCATGTATGCATCCGTGGAAGATGCCTCTATTTCTTCCAAAATAGGTTTCACTTTTGCTAGTTCCTTTTCCGAATACCCAAGTGCCGTTAGGGCTAACAGCGCTTCTTCTAATGAAGGATTGTCCACCTTCCCTCCGATGTGCTCTTCCATGAAAATCCCTTCGGTAGGAATGGCTGAAGTTAACTCTCCTAACTTCCCTTTTAAATCTAAGATCATTTGTCTTGCGGTTTTCTTTCCAACACCCGGAAATTTCACAAGAAACCCCTCATCTTCTCGTTCAATCGCATCGACTACATGAGATGGTTGCCCTGTCGCTAAAATGGCTAACGCACCTTTTGGACCAATTCCTGAGACTTGAAGAAGCTTCCGAAAAACTTCCCTTTCTTGGACATTCGGAAATCCGAATAAAATCTGCGCATCCTCTCGAACATGCAAATACGTATAAATTTGTACTTCCTCCGAGGAAATGGAAAAGACATACGGATTAGGTAGTGCTAACTGATATCCAATCCCATGTTGCTCTAACGTTAGGTATTCTGGTGTGATTCTTGTTACTTGACCCTTTATGTAATCGTACAAATCGATCGACTCCTAGTAATGGAAAGAATGATTTCAAAAAAAGACGGTCGCAATCGCGACCGCGCATACTTATGTGGACGTTCTCTCCACTTAATTGTACCACAAATTTTGAAATTGAGGCATTGCCTTCTGCGTAAAAGCCCTTAACCTTGGAATAGCAATTGGCAACTGACTTTCTGGAAGTTTTGCTGCGTAAATCCACTCTCTCATAATTTCATTAGGTATTTTCAAATAATCGACCAATTCTTCCGCTTCCGGAAACTCGTAGATAAGCTGCGGAAGATGATAATTCATATAAGGCAAAAATCGGTGAAACAATAGAATTTCTTCCTGCTTTTCATTTCCCAGGCAAGCGAGATCAAAATCGATTAAATACGTTTCTTTTTCTGCAAAAATAAAATTGTGATGGACGATATCTCCATGCAACAGTGTGTTGGAGTCAGTCGAAAAAGGCGTCAATTTTTCAGTAAACGTGGATGCAGAAGATGCGATCAATTGAAATAACTTTTTTCCAAGATAATGTTCAATGAAATCTTGATATTTATGAAATTGATCAATGCGATATGACCACTTCTTTATTAAATCAAAAGGAGGGATGTTTCCCACGTTTTGCCAATCGATCACTCGATTTGTGTTATGCAGTTTTTTGAGCGCATTCCAAGCTCTTTTTCGGATAACGGACGATTCGAACTGATGAACACTGTTTGTTTGTACCCATGGTTGCATAATTTCAAGTGACGTAAAATCAGAGGATAGCGGAAGAATATGTGGAAAGTTTATCTCACTTAGGGATTGATGAATATCGACTACTTTTTGGAAAAGATAATACGAATCGTACCTTTTTAAACTTTTCTTCTTTGTCCCTGATTCCACTCGCCACACATTTTCTT
The Paenisporosarcina cavernae genome window above contains:
- the recJ gene encoding single-stranded-DNA-specific exonuclease RecJ, which encodes MGSEIALLKSKKRWITPEINEQLVEQLQKESNLSPVVVKYFVSQGITNSVVMKEYLEMDEQSLHDPLLLFQMKEAVERVQQAIQLEEKILVYGDYDADGITSTSVMLSALHELGANATYEIPNRFDHGYGPSLNLFKQAIKDNVTLIITVDNGVSGHEAIEFARLQGVDVIVTDHHEIGETLPNANFIIHPRHPEGVYPFTELAGVGVAFKFACALLNRVPEELLDLVAIGTIADLVSLKGENRYLVKKGIAILQRSKRFALQALANIAGFDLLKADEETIGFAIGPRLNAIGRLGDAKPGVEFILSTSMDDATFLAKEIDKANKARQAIVAKMTEEATELAEQVMTESTKVLVIAKSGWNPGVVGIVASKLVDKYYLPTVILGIDDEKGIAKGSARSIEGFHLFNELSKNGDILPHFGGHPMAAGMTLQKEDVDELRTRLNDQAQHVLSDTDLIPIEKIDITLTLPEISVKEIESFQQLKPFGMDFPKPIFHIQESEVASIRKIGSTSQHVKMVVESNGATLDCIAFFKSYLADELYPETKISLIGDLQINEWNGKKNAQLLVKDVKALEWQLHDIRGVRQVNRWEHLIPKENSIVVYFNRASVQQFESVLSLPLHHIESLEESLDEKNVVFLDMPESEKQLEAVFTAIPTTKVYTHFYVSDDVYLESIPTRDQFKWYYGFLLKRDSFYLEKHIDELAKHKGWSKSKLNFMTKVFFDLGFVKINNGLVETVSNAPKRDLSESLVYQEHMMKSDLARRLLYAPKKELKEWFEQNNWVRTVSEEEQERWI
- a CDS encoding LapA family protein — encoded protein: MKFQWSLLMALLFAVIVAIFAVMNVDTVPVNYAFGTAEWPLILVILGSALLGALISGSVAIFRSFVLQRKVNQLEKELAEKEGLLATKQNEIAAYEKSSSIQEDAILTDENTTI
- the secDF gene encoding protein translocase subunit SecDF; the encoded protein is MKSRGRIIAFLLLIVVFAASISTTAQGVLNNIKLGLDLQGGFEVLYQVEPLKDGEKVTEDMVNDTAKALLSRINVLGVSEPNIQIESGNRIRVQLAGVKDQAAARELLSTQANLSFRDYEDNLMLDGNDLKQGGAQGTFDNNGRPIVSLKLKDPSKFAQVTEQISSIPAPNNVLVIWLDFEEGVDSYAKELTAEDPKFISNPTVKQRISSSDVIIEGAFTPEETKNLAGILNAGALPVKLDEIYSTSVGAQFGATALDKTIFASIIGIALVFLFMLFYYRLPGFVAMITLSVYVYLILLVFQAINGVLTLPGIAAIVLGVGMAVDANIITYERIKEELKVGKSIKSAFQTGAKSSFSAILDANITSLIAAAVLFYFGTSSVKGFALMLIISILASFITAVWGSRLLLGLLVQSGFFEGKPWLFGVKKNAIHPAEEQFDTLDLPTKFDRFDFVKSRNKFFTASILLIIIGAVLLSIFKLNLGIDFSSGTRVDIMAEQSISKNELSSFLEEIKQPSDDIVISGDNNNIGVIRYKENFNQEEVNKIKTDLSKEYGGDSNVSTVSPTIGKELVKNAIKALAIAAIGIIIYTALRFEWRMGVAAIVSLLHDVFFMIAVFSIIRLEVDITFIAAVLTIVGYSINDTIVTFDRIRENMNRSKKITTEEELASIVNKSLRQTLGRSVNTVLTVVLVVVALILFGAEAIRPFSIALLIGLIAGTYSSIFIAAQLWFVLKRRELRSKGPIDVEAQEKRWGSDEPVV
- a CDS encoding post-transcriptional regulator, which codes for MSSYEAEIYENVLPALESKKQEFHLYQYTTVSEKDIWNYLVKKKWRKKNLADMRLYEIVNDIMETSPAAYMTHTQIEEFRTANWFSELNKEELDVLLQSSKSQEDQEEENGKSI
- a CDS encoding putative polysaccharide biosynthesis protein, encoding MTSFVKGTIVLMFTVFLSKLFGFVFRMQFVKFAGEEAIGYYSTIYPTFIFFLSFVQIGLPIAIAKLTAEHLAKKEHSLVSALTKKTWTLFGLSCVVLLPILYFLTPFIATVLLKNEALASILIIALITVPFSTVASIIKGYLQGMNKIDVTAWAGLLEQVVRIVLVSFVLPVVLNPGDPLSSAEYAMGITLIAEIISLSYLFFHYKMNAVKKSVKVQYPTRRILQIGIPSSGSRLFGSFTWFLEPIVFIHALGLAGITAVAASELYGTISGVLIPLLLFPAFIPYALSVALIPAVSDAKAREKKSLLQKRIHLSLRVSAVSGCLAATVFYLHGEHIVEVFFHLSSMGYYLHLLTPIFFFYYIQSPLHAILQALHEARAAFYNSVFGGIGKLFLLFYLASRPGLEEFGAILAIGFGVLLTTFLHVATLRTRKETGVGYFFFFWTYTIFLLTIFIRPVIWPLGELPWIADSSVTLLLAILMLLLSRQIKLTDFQVGWELFKKNLPSTEK
- a CDS encoding DUF421 domain-containing protein, whose translation is MELYLTIVWRTFFLYALVYIILRWMGKREVGELSMIDLVIFVMIAEVASFAIDDVKRPILVAVLPMVMLLIIQRTLAFIGMKNKKIRDLLDGDPSLIIRDGILMQKEMHKQRYNLDDLFQQLREKQVGSISEVAYAYLESSGNLSIFKKGESLLHLPLIVDGEIQQNHLKAMQKTTEWLQQFLDQHQVEANDIFFAVYEEPEFIFQLKEDSF
- the yajC gene encoding preprotein translocase subunit YajC — translated: METLIGLSPIILMFVVMWFFIIRPAQKRQKQTASMQSSLKRGDRIVTVGGLHGTVDAVDDTTVFLTVGDNNRMQFERAAVARILSETN
- the tgt gene encoding tRNA guanosine(34) transglycosylase Tgt → MTAIRYELIKTDKQTGARLGIVHTPHGSFETPTFMPVGTQATVKTMAPEDLKVMEAGIILSNTYHLWLRPGHEIIREAGGLHKFMNWDRAILTDSGGFQVFSLSEFRQIEEEGVHFRNHLNGDKLFLSPEKAIEVQNALGSDIMMSFDECPAYPATYDYMKASVERTSRWAERGLKAHARPQDQGLFGIVQGGEFEDLRKMSAQDLVSLDFPGYSIGGLSVGEPKDVMNRVIEFTTPHLPANKPRYLMGVGSPDSLIDGAIRGIDMFDCVLPTRIARNGTLMTSQGRLVVKGAKYERDFGPIDPKCDCYTCKNYSRAYVRHLIRTEETFGLRLTTYHNLYFLMNLMKQVRQAIREDRLLDFKHEFFEEYGYNKPNAKNF